One genomic segment of Danaus plexippus unplaced genomic scaffold, MEX_DaPlex mxdp_41, whole genome shotgun sequence includes these proteins:
- the LOC133320627 gene encoding uncharacterized protein LOC133320627, translated as MIEVTSQCEMATQLQPGPYTNNKEMLKLKYACSYCTGLRTVVVSCPVTAAKRIKEVKRLLVGWVSAQVRLLEPRPLRCFRCHIGDHVSAKCTSEVDRSDLCFRCGQPGHRASSCTAPLHCDACAAAGKPADHRVGGKSCSPPVKSRGRGKFSASNVDSAVVPAAVAAVATTPDTAAIAAATTEEAVMDC; from the exons ATGATTGAAGTTACTAGCCAGTGTGAGATGGCAACGCAATTACAACCTGGAccctatacaaataacaaggaGATGCTGAAGCTCAA gtatgcgtgttcatattgtacgGGACTACGAACAGTTGTGGTTAGCTGTCCCGTCACAGCGGCCAAGAGAATAAAAGAGGTTAAAAGGCTCCTGGTGGGCTGGGTTTCGGCGCAGGTGAGGCTGCTGGAGCCCCGACCTCTAAGGTGCTTCCGATGCCACATTGGGGACCATGTGAGCGCTAAATGCACCTCGGAGGTGGACCGCAGCGATCTCTGCTTCCGCTGTGGTCAACCCGGTCATAGGGCTAGTTCGTGCACTGCCCCGCTGCACTGTGATGCATGTGCAGCCGCCGGCAAGCCGGCTGACCATCGGGTAGGGGGCAAGTCCTGCTCCCCTCCCGTCAAATCCAGGGGCAGGGGTAAGTTCTCTGCCTCCAACGTTGACTCTGCTGTTGTTCCCGCCGCCGTTGCCGCAGTCGCCACCACTCCCGATACTGCTGCTATCGCCGCTGCCACCACGGAGGAGGCCGTGATGGACTGTTAA